The genomic window TTCGAGCGCGATTGCTCCATCCAGCGCCGCCACCAGAAGCTGATAGAGGAGGCCCCCTCCCCCGCGCTGGACGCCAAGCTGCGCCACAAGATGACCGAGGCGGCCATCAAGCTGGCGCGGCACATCAACTATTTCACCACCGGCACGCTGGAATTTTTGCTGGACGAGCGCGGCCACTTCTACTTCATGGAGATGAACACCCGCATACAGGTGGAGCATCCGGTCACCGAATTCATCACCGGCGTCGACCTCATCAAGGAGCAGATCAGGGTGGCGGCGGGGCTTCCGCTTTCGTTCAAGCAGGACGACATCACGATGTCCGGCCACTCCATCGAGTGCCGCGTGAACGCCGAGGACCCGGAGAAATTCCTGCCGTCCGTCGGCACCATCAAGGAGCTGTATATGCCGGGCGGCCCCGGCGTGCGGGTGGACAGCGCCATCTACCAGGGCTACAAGATACCGCCGTATTACGACAGCATGATCGGCAAGGTGATCGTCCACGCCGCCACGCGCGACGAGGCGATACACCGGATGATGCGGGCGCTGGGGGAAATCCACATCGCCGGCGTGAAAACCACCGTGCCGCTGCTGCACAAGATCATGCACAGCGCCGAATTCAAGAGCGGCAAGGTGAGCACCAGCTTCCTCGAAACATTCCTGAAGAACCAGCCGCCCCCCGGTCCGCCCGAAAAACCCTGATTGCTTCCGCCCCCCTCCCCCGCCAGTTGGGGAAGGGGAAGAACCCGGGGGGATAAGGAAGCCCTGCCGTGTTTACGCATCACGTTGCATCACTTCGGGTGGCTATTTTGGCCCCATCATGGCCCAAGGTTAGGCTGGCGTTGGACGTAAATCAATCGCATTTTTTCTCTTTTCGCCATTATTCTAGTTTTCTGCCATTTCTGTTAGATGCTTAGGATTGCATATGAAAATAGATATGATAAATTTAT from Nitrospinota bacterium includes these protein-coding regions:
- the accC gene encoding acetyl-CoA carboxylase biotin carboxylase subunit encodes the protein MFKKILIANRGEIAVRIIRACKEMGIRTVAAHSTADTESLAVRFADQSVCIGPPEAAKSYLRIPSLISAAEVTSCDAIHPGYGFLSENAGFAEVCGECDITFIGPSPDAIRQMGHKSVAKDTAKAAGVPTVPGSDGPLASEDQAIEVAKQIGYPVILKAAAGGGGRGMRIVREESEIVSQLRLVQAEAGAAFGDNTIYMEKYVLNPRHVEVQIIGDKHGNVVHLFERDCSIQRRHQKLIEEAPSPALDAKLRHKMTEAAIKLARHINYFTTGTLEFLLDERGHFYFMEMNTRIQVEHPVTEFITGVDLIKEQIRVAAGLPLSFKQDDITMSGHSIECRVNAEDPEKFLPSVGTIKELYMPGGPGVRVDSAIYQGYKIPPYYDSMIGKVIVHAATRDEAIHRMMRALGEIHIAGVKTTVPLLHKIMHSAEFKSGKVSTSFLETFLKNQPPPGPPEKP